The genomic stretch TTCCGTTGCAGGAAACATCTTGATGCGATTCTGAAACCTGTATGGAGCTTGGCTGATTGATGACTACCGAAGTGGAGACCGAGCAGTTGGAGATATCTTTGACCGTGACTAAATATGTAGCCGCAGCCAAATTGTTCAAGGCAGGGGTTGTTGCAGAAGTATTCCAGGAATAAGTAAAGCCGTTTTTACCACCAGAGGCTGTAGCTGTTATAGAGCCATCTGAATTGCCGAAGCAAGTAATATCGGATTTGCTTATTGCTACATTGATGAACGCCGGCTGATTCAGGCTGATGGATGTTAAAGCCGTGCATTGGTTCGCATCGGTTACGGTCACAGAATGATTACCCGCCAAAGCATTGGTCAAGGTTTTGTTCGTAGAACCGTTACTCCATAAATAAGTATAGGGTCCGGTTCCGCCGTTTACTCCAATATCTACCTTACCATCAGAGAGACCATGACAGCTTGGATTAGTAATAGAGAAGATGGTGGTGGACATTTGGGTTGGCTGTGATATTTCTTCACTGGCCGTACCTGAACAGCCGTTATTATCTATTACGGTTACGGTATAGGTTCCGGTGGAAACACCGGTAATATTCTGGGTAGAAACTGACCCTCCCCAATCAAAAGTGTAGGATGGGGTGCCGCCTGTTACGTTCACATCAATTCTTCCTGAAGACTGAGCAAAGCAAGCAATGTCTAATTTGGAGGTGGTGATAACCAGGGGGTCTGGTTCCGAGACCGTAAAAATTTTGTGGGCAATACAGTAATTAGCATCGGTAACGGTTACGGGATAGTCTCCAGCTACGAGGTTATTTCTGGATATGCTGTTAATTCCTCCACCCCAATCATAAGTATAAGATGAAACTCCACCGTTTATACTCAGATTGATGGAGCCATTATTTCCGCTATTACAGGAAATGTCATTTACTACTGCACCGATACTTAATTCGGTGGGTTGAGATATAGAGACTGAATGAGTGGTGGAGCAATTGGAATTATCTGAAACAGTAACCGAGTAATTTCCGGCAGTGACGGCATTTCTGTTTTGAGTGGCAACTCCCCCACCCCAGTTGTATGAATAGCCGGAAGTTCCGCCAGTGGCAGATAATTGAATAGCTCCATTAGTTCCGTTGAAGCAGGAAACATTGTTTACAATAGAGGTAACATTCAAAGCACTTGGCTGGCTGATAACAAACGAATTCATACTGGTACAGCCTACATTATCCGTAGTGGTGAGATAATAAGTACCATCAGACAAGGAAGATCGGTTGGCCGTACAGACAGCGTCCGACCACTGGTACGAGTAAGGAGCTGTTCCTCCATTCACATTTACTTGAATAGCGCCATCACTTCCAGCATAACATTTTACGTCCACTTTTGTAGAAGATACAACAATAGAGCTTGCTTGACCCACGGTAATGGTGTCCGTAGCGGTGCAAGTAGCAAAGTCTGTCACCGTCACAAGGTAATTGCCAGTAATTAGTCCGATTCTGCTTTGTGTAGTATATCCGTCATTCCAGAGATAGTTATAAGATGATGTACCTCCAGTTACATTCAAAGATATGGCTCCATTTGTCCCTCCGTTACAGGAAGCATTCGTCACGGCAGAACTGATAAGCAAAGAGGCCGGTTGAGTAACAGATGCAGTAGTTGAAAATGTACAACCAGCGTTGTCAGTAACCATTAGGGTATAGTTGCCAGCCGAAATGCCAGTTCTATTCAGAGTAGTGATGCCGCTTCCCCAATTATAGGAATATGGTGCTGTCCCGCCTGAAGGACTGGTATTTATCCATCCGTTTGAACCTTTATTACATGAAACGTGTCCAACAGCAAGGCTTGCTGTCAGAGGTGTGGGTTGATTGACTGTGGCAGAAGTAGTAACTCTACAGGCATGATTATCCGTAAGTGTTAGGCTATAGGCTCCAGCCGGAACGGCCAGCAAATCTTCAGTAGTGGCCGTATTGCTCCAGGAAAATGTATAAGGAGCCCATCCTCCGGTAGCATCAATATTCACCTGACCATTATTTGCACCAAAGCAGGTAGCGTTTACAGCTGAAGAAGATATATTTAGTTTACTTGGTTGATTTACATCTAATGAACTGGCTGCAGAACATCCGAGATGGTCGGTAACGGTTACCAAATAATTCCCTGCCGCCAAACCCGATCTGCTCTGAGCAGTGCTTCCTCCTGACCAATTGTAAGAGTAGGGTGTACTTCCATTCAAAATAGTCAAGCTGATAACCCCGTTGCTGTCTCCAAAACAAAGTTGATCTGTGATGGTAGAATTTATAACTATCTTAAAAGGAGGCTGAGTAATAGTTGCTGATTTAGTAATAGTACAACCGTGATTATCTGTAACCGTTACGTTATAAGAACCAGCCGATAGCGATTGAACGTTCTGTGTAGTACTACCATTACTCCACAAATAAGAATAGGGAGCCCATCCGTTATTCACCACAGCATCTATAGTTCCTGCGTTTACCCCAAAACAAACATTGTCCGTTTTGCTGGTAAAGAGTGACAAAGCCGTATATGTGACTATGGTTGCACTCGCTGTAGAGGAGCAGCCATTAGCATCGGTGACGGTTACCGTATAAGTTCCTGAATTGACGTTCATTCTATTAGGGGCAACAACTCCAGAGCCCCACCAATAAGAATAAGGACCGTTTCCTCCAGTTACCGTAGTGAAAACAGAACCCGTTGGGCCACCAGTGCATGCCAAGTCAGAAGGAGTCGCTGTAGCAGTTAGTTTAAGCGGTTGAGGCACGATAGTAAAGGCTGGGGCGGAACCATTACAATTTTTAGAATCGGTGATGGTAACTGAATAAGTTCCGGAAGAAAGGCCGGTTCGGTTCTTTGCAGTTCCGCCATCAGACCAAAAATAGGTGTAACCAGGACTACCTCCGCTAACGACAGTGTTAATGGCTCCATTATTACTGCCAAAACAAGTAAGCGGTACAGGAGATAGGCTAACGGAAATTGCAGCGGGATCACCTATAATGATTTTACTACTGCCTACGCAGCCAGTCCCAGAAGTAGCAGAAACCGTGTAGCTGCCCGCCGATAGACCAGATAGATTTTGCGTAGTATCTCCATTGCTCCAAAGAAACGTGAAAGGCGAAACACCTCCTGTAACAGAAAAATGGTGATAGTTCCATTGTGGCCGCCGCTACAAGCAGGATTAGTAAATGTGGTATTCACAATTACATCTGTGGCTTGTGTAATGTTAACTGAGATACTAGCGGTTGCACCCAGATTATCTGTAGCGGTTACAGTATAAAGACCCGAGGCAAGTCCGGCTCTGTTTTGTTGTGTGCTGCTGTCGCTCCACAGAAAGGAAAAAGGGGCAGTACCACTGGTGGTCGCAATGGTTATAGTGCCATTGCTTCCACCGTAGCAGGTAACATGGGTATGAGTCTCGCTAAGCGTACTAGCCTGGGCGCTTATTGTTGATATTAAAAAACAAAAAATAAATGCTGCTGCACCTAAAAACTTTCTCATGTTCAGGATCTCCTATTTTATGCTCTCCAATACCCATTATAGTATCCAAAGAGCAGCTCCTGACTATTTATACGTGAGAATTGCTTAAAAGTTATAGAAGATTCAATCGGGATATAGTTTTATACAATACGCTGATTGTGTTGGAACCTTTCGTGAAGTAATTATATTTGCGCCCCTGTTGAAGGCGAGGTAGCTCAGCTGGTTAGAGCGCAGCACTCATAATGCTGAGGTCGGGGATTCGAGCTCCCCCCTCGCTACTCAAAAATCAGAATTTATATTCAGCGAAGTTTTCCGAAAACTCATCCAGCTTAAAGGCTGGGTTTATGATTAGGTTGCTGATTTCATACCGCTCAAATACCCCTTTATTGTCGCTCATTTCCTGAAAAATCGGAAAATGTGTCTCTTTATCAATATAAAACACAGTTTTACGAGCATAGGTTGTAGGAATTTTCAGGACTCTGCCGGTCAAATCTTCCTCAAAACTCTTTACCCCATTTAATTCTGCGATGCTATATTCGGGTATCAGAAACTTCAGAGCTACATCATACATTTTCTCGCCCTTTAAGGCCCGATAGGTCGTTAAGGCCCAAGTGGGATCATAAATCACAACTCGGTAGCAACTCTTTCCGCTCCAATTCACCTCTCCTTCATACATGAAAACCGAATCGAATTTGCCCACAGCATCTGCCCTTTCTACCCCCTTTTTGACAATATCACTTACAATATTGAACCCCGATGAAAGAATCGTATGGTGTTGATTTTTAGTCAGCAGATTATTAAAGGGACTCATTTTAAGAGTAGGCAAAAACCTTCCTGCGTTCACCAGCGCTTTATTATCACGCATACCCTCCACGTAAAGTATCTCGACACCCAGATTCGGCTCTGTCACCATCTTCAGGTAAATCTTTTAGGGTGGACGTTTACTTTAGTCAAGACATTGGTCTTGTGCAAGGCGCTTTGATTTGGAATCCGCTCGTTGGTATGCATTATATACGTGCAGCCCTTATGCGAACCTATGGCATCAAACATCCCATTTATAATGCTCCGAGCATTGGCCTCGTCCTGCGCGGATACAAAATGATTAAACGAAACTGATAGTAAAATGATTAGTAACCCAGATCGAAGACTTGTAAATTTCATTAGGCAAACTTACCGCAAAATATATTAGAACAGCTATTGAATTGCAAATCAGCACACTTATACATTGCGCCTACCTATAGAAATGAAGACTACATTAATCCTTAAAGTCGAAAATTTCAAAGCGCTACTATCAATGCGTACAAACAAATAATGTTATGTTCAAAGGTTTGTTTCAATACAGAAATTTTTAGAGTATTTTTGTTCTTTGAATAAATCTAAATAATGATGAGCATGGTCCCGAGGTTTTCGCCTGAGCGTCCCGTTTTTCAGCTAGAATTGAAAAAACGAGTAGAAGCCTATTTTAAGGAAAAGGATATTCGTATGACCGGCAACTGGAAGTTGTATGTAAAGTCCGGGGTACTTACACTTAGTTTTATAGTGCTTTACTCTCTACTCGTATTCTTTACTCCCCATTGGACTCTTGCCCTCTTGCTCTGCGTGATATTCGGAGTGAACGTAGCGGCTATAGGCTTTAACGTGATGCACGATGGTGCGCATGGCAGCTTCTCTACTTCACGAGTATGGAATAATCTAGCGGCAAACAGTCTCGACTTTTTGGGAGCCAGTTCCTTTATGTGGCGAGTGAAACACAACCTTATACACCATACCTACACCAACATTGACGGATTGGATGATGACATTGATGTGAAACCTTGGATGCGCATGACTTTGACACAGAAAAAATATTTCTTTCACCGTTTCCAGCATATATACTTCATCCTGCTCTACTCCTTTCTCTATCTATTGTGGATTGGGGTGATGGATTTCCAGAAGTATTTCAAGGGTAAGGTAGGCGAAATTGCCATCAAGGAAATGGCAGCTAAAGACCATATCATTTTTTGGGCAAGTAAACTTTCTTTTATCGCTATTTTCATCGTCTTGCCTATATATATGACTGGTATAGTCAGCTATTTAATCGGCTTTTTCGTTTTTTCCGCCACCACCGGTATCATTATCAGCTTGGTGTTTCAATTGGCACATGCAGTAGAAGATGTCGAATTCCCTTCGGCAGCCGAAGGGAAAAACGTGATGGAAGATGAATGGGCAGTCCATCAGGTAAAGACAACGGCAAATTTCGCTACAAAAAACAAAATCGTCACTTGGCTGGTGGGTGGTCTAAATTTTCAAATCGAACATCATCTATTCCCCAAAATCAGCCATATCCATTATCCGGAGATTAGCAAGATTGTGAAAAAGACCAGTGAGGAATTTGGCATAAAATATCAAGAATATACCAAAACGCGCCATGCCATCGTCGCACACTTTCTGCTGCTCAAAAAAGTAGGAGCGGCGGCCTAATAAAGAACCGCTATTAAGAATCATGACCTGTAGCTTTTGGCTATATTTTGGCGGCTATATGCCGCTATCTTTCTTCATTCGCGCAGAGTCCGAAACGAGTCTCCTCGGTAGGGGAAATATTTCCAAAGCCCCGATTTATGGTGGAATATATAAGAGCTATTTGTTTATTGCCTAAAACTTGATTTTTCATCAAAAAACCAGTTATTCTATAATAAAATCAGTTTTCCTTTGATAAAATCAATTTTCTAATGGGAATCTGGAAATTCTAATGGAAATCTCAGGATTCAGTAGGAAATCTGGGAATTCCGTAGGATTTCTCGAAATTCCATTGGAATGGCTAATTTATGCCTTAATTGACCATTTTTTTGTTGAAAGTCTATTTATTTATCCATGTAAAGTATTCCTCCCCCACCAGCAGAGCCTCGTTTCGGACCCTGCGCGAATGAAAGAGTAAGCTAGCCTTCAACCGCAGAGTCCCTTTTTTCTTCTATTTTCGTTGAAAAAGAGACTCTGATAGGGGGGAGATATAACCACAGGACAATGAAACGAATGAATTTCATATTAACTACACTTGCATCTGTACCTATACTGACATTTGCAAAAATGAAATCAATAATTTCTATGAGAACAGACAAAGGATTTAAAGTTGCTTCGGGTGAAGCACGGTTTGGCACTCACTACAAAATGAAAGGGGTCACCATAAACACATTGGACATTAAAATATCGGGGAAAGATACCGAAAACGATTTGGCAGTTTTTGAGCAGACAGGTTTAACTCCTAAAGGCGGGCCTCCTTTGCATATTCATCCAAACCAAGACGAATGGTTTTATGTTATTGAGGGAGCCTATTTATTTCAGGTTGGCGAGGACAAATATCAAATGAAAGCAGGTGAGACTATTTTTCTTCCACGAAAAGTTCCACATGCTTTTGTTCAACTCACTGAAAAAGGAAAAATGATTGTCTCTTATCTGCCGGCAGGCAAAATGGAAGAGTTCTTTGCCGTTACTGACAAGTGGACTTCACTGCCAACGAAAGAAGAAATAGCAAAAGTATTTGCAGACCATGATATGCAAGTAGTTGGAGCACCATTAAAAGCTGAATAACAAATTTCCCCTCCACAGAGCCTCGCTTCGTGACTCTGCGTGAATGAAAGAGTAAACTAACTCAGCGTAGTGAATCTTCCTAACTAAACCAATCTTTAGTTTTTACAAAAGAAGTCGCCCCTGTTAAGAGCAGGAAGGTGCCTTTTTTGTTTTGGCTAAACTGAAACTTTTAAACCAAATTCAATTTCCTGAATCGGAAAAAGAGGAGGCTGCCTACCAGAATCAGGAACCAGTAAAGCCATTCGGCGGTCCAAATCCAAAAGGTGTTGACAAAAGGGAAGGTGAACAGCACTTGAAAATAGATGACGTAAATTATGACGGCGGAAACCTGTATGGCGAGCGCAACATAAATGTCGCCTATGCTAATGACTCCGTTAAAAATGATGTTGGTGAAAGAAGCGAGAAGAAGCACAACAAAAGTGACCGGTAGTATATGAATAGCAATAGGAATCAAGTCGGCATCTTGCGGGCTAGTAAATATCCCGATAAAAAATTTCGACATCAGAAAGATGATGATACAAGAAACCACTGCCATGACCAAACTCACCAGACTTATTCGGCGGATGGCTATCTTAATTCCTCCAAAATCCTTTTGGCCGACCAAATTGCTGATTAGCGTGTTGGCCGTTGAGCCGAGCGACCACGTGGGTATAGTGAAAAACAAAATGATTTGCCGAAAAATAGAAGAAATGGCGAGTGAATCTTTTCCCAAGACGGTTTCTATTCGGGCAAAAGAAAAGCCAGCCCCGACCGCCGCAAACGATTGTACCATTAGAGGCACGGCTATGTTGCTCATTTCGCGCAGGGTACTTGCCTCAAATTTATGAAATCGAAATAGCCTGTATTCATGGACTCTTTGTTTGTAAAAACATCCTCCAAACATCAATAGCAGGCAAAACACTTCAGCAATACTGGTAGCAAGGCCAGAGCCGGCAATGCCCATTTCGGGAAGACCGAGTTTGCCATACACTAAAGCGTAATTCAGCACAATGTTGAGCACGGTCATGAGGAAAACAGAAAATGCCAAAATAGGTGTGCGCCCGATGCCGGAATAAAAGGCAATGAACACGAAAGTGATAAAGCTGGGAACGATGCCTAAAATCCGGTACCGAAGAAATTCATCACACATGGAGATGATATCTTCATTGGAAAGCATAAACGATAGAATGTCATGCGAAAACATTTTGATGACGAAGAACAACAGGGTAGAAACAATGAGCAAGGATACGAGTGTGGTATCCACGATAACGCCCACTTGGTTTATTTTCTTTTCGCCCATACGGCGGGCAATAATGATTTGTGTGCCCCGCGTAAAACTGAACCCCATCATAAAAAGAACCGAATAGAAAATGCTCCCAAAACCGATTGCATCTAATTGTAACTTTCCCAGATTGCCAACAAAGATGGTATCAAACACCCCGTTGAATGTCCAGGCCGTATTCCCTAGAATCAAGGGAAGAGCAATTTTCAAAATCTCTTTATAAGTTGCCTTTAACTGTGCCATTTCTCAAGTCGAAGATTCAAATAATTTTCAATTCACACAATCACCATCGTGGAAGATCCTTTAGCCACGATCACTTCCACTCCATCTTCCTTCAAATAATAAACCTCTCCTTCGCAGAAATGAAAACGATTGCCGGGTTTCGCTACGCTCCCTCTAACAAAAAATCTTTTTGCTGTACCGGGATTGAAATAGGAAACCTTTGCTTCTACCGTAAATACCTGTTGTTCTGCTGTCACTAAGGTATAGGCAGCAAAGCCTTGAACGATATCCAGCAGGGCGGAGGTGACTCCTCCATGCAGCCATCCATTTTGCTGTTCGTGGATTTCAAGAAAATCCATTGTGCCTTCAACAAATCCTGCTTCGATGCGTGAAAAAACAAAGCCCAAATAGTTCATGAACTTGTTTCCTGCAATTTTCTGCTCCGTATATTTCTTGAATTCTGGATTTCTGGATTCCTGTTTTATCATGCCATCAAACATAATTTTTTTAGATGAGGATTAGACGAGACTAAAAGATAATCAGATTATAAATACAGGAAATAGTACCGATTCATGCCCCGGTTTCTTTGCTCAATAATTATACTTTCGCACAATGTCATCGGCACAAATCAAGAGTACATACATGAGCATCGGAGCGCTGGACGTAAGCATCCCTCCCTCCTCGCTTGTCTTGAAATTGGCGATTAACTTAAAATCCATCCGATATTACATTCAGGCTACCTCACACAATCAGATCATCCTATTCGGAAAATACACGCTCCATCATGTGAAAAACACCGGTGACTTGATTTCGCGTTTGGAGAGAATAGTGGAAAAGGATGAGTCGCTGCAACTCGCCTTTTCAAAAGTAGTGATTGGTATAGATACCGCATATACACTTATGCCTTCCGAGGGTTCACAACCGCAGGAAAACGTGTTAGTTCAGAAAATAGAGGAAGCGGGACTGGATATTGCTTTTAGTACAGATGACCTGCTGAAATACAGCCTAACCAAACTCTTCAAAAATACAGAGATTGTTCATCTCAACTCTTCGTTATTGAAGTTACTTCCCGAATATGCGCGACGGGAAACGACCGATAAATTGTTTGTGAATGTAGAACAGGATTATCTGGACATCATTCGTTATTCATCAGACCATCAGTTGCAATTAATGAATCGCTATCCCTATCGTCATGAGAATGATTTTATCTATTACCTCTTGCTCTGTGCAGAAGATTTAAAGATAGACCGACAAACCGTAGATCTGGTGCTGTTGGGCGAGGTGGATATACAATCGCAGATTTATGCCTTGTGTTATCGCTATTTTCGTAACCTTGGTTTCATTCAACAGCCTTCTAACATTTCATTCACTAAGGCTTTTGATTTATATCCGAAACACCTTCATTTCAATCTCTACAATCTGAGCGCATGAGAATCATCGGGGGAAACCTTAAAGGCATCCGCTTTCAGCCACCACAGAATATACCTACTCGACCTACTACCGACTTCGCTAAAGAAGGCATGTTCAATATGTTGAGCCACAGTTTCAATTTTGAAAACACCAAAGTGCTCGATCTCTTCGGCGGAACCGGAAGCATCTCTTATGAATTTGCATCAAGAGGATGCAAAGACATTACGACGATTGAGATATTTCCCAAATGTGCCGCCTTTATTAAAAAAACAGTCCTCGACCTGAATTTACCAGCAGTTCATGTCTTACAAATGGATGTGTTTCAATTCATCAAAAACGCACATCATAAATATCATCTCATTTTTGCAGGCCCACCTTACCCATTAGAAAACCTGGCAACGCTTCCTGATTTGATTTTTCAATATCAATTGGTGGATGGCCCTGGTTGGTTTATTCTGGAGCATAATCCAAACCATGATTTCAAAAACCATCCCCACTATTATAAAGAGAAGAATTATGGCACTACTATCTTTTCTATCTTTGTAAATCATCCCGAAAAGAAAGAAGATGAAGTTATCGAATCATAAAATTGCTGTTTTCCCAGGCTCCTTTGACCCCATTACTATCGGGCATGAAGACATAGTGCGGAGGGCGTTACCTTTGTTTGACAAAGTTATTATCGCCATTGGCAGCAATTCGCAGAAGAAATCCTTGTTTTCCTTGGAGCAGCGTATTGAATGGATTGATAAAGTTTTTACCGGCGAAAAAAAGGTTTCTGTAGAAAGCTACGAAGGCCTGACCGTTCATTTTTGCGAAAGAAAAAACGCTAACTATTTACTGCGCGGCATCCGTTCGGCTGCTGATTTTGAATACGAAAAAACGATTGCCCACCTGAATCATGACATGCTTCCCCAACTGGAAACCATCCTCATTCTTGCTCGGCCTGAATTGTCTTCTATCTCCTCTACCATTGTCCGCGAAATCATTCAGGGCAAAGGCAAAATGAAGAAGTTTGTTCCTAAAGCTATCGCGGGAGATTTCAAATAGGTAATGAAGAATTCTATTTTTCTGATGGCCTTCTTGATGGTCGGTCTATGGACATTGGCACAGGACCAACAAAGTGCATCTGCCACACTTCGCGAGCTGAAACACGGCAGCTTGATAGTCCGCCTCAAAACCAATCAGAAGAGTGTAGATGCCTATCGGCGAGCCGGGAAACAGCAGATTGCACAACGTATTGAAGAAGAACGCAGAAGTCAAAACCAAAGAATCTACTGGGCTTTCAAAGGCTATTTTCGTTTTTGTAAAGTATATTTCATTTACGCATACGAAACAATGAATTTTCTAAAGGGCACACCGGGCCTCTTACTCAATCAGAATTTAGACCCCGACTCTTCGATTATATTTTCCGACTCCAGTTTTGTGTTTTGCGAATATGGCAGCGCACAGCCTTTTGCTGATTTTGAAGCCAACCTTTTGAGAACAGTTCTGCGGATAAACTCATAAAAGCCAACGCGAATACCGAGCCTGCTAAAGATGCCGGAATACCACAACCAACTAGGGTTGAAAAGTCAACCGCCACAGCTACCACAAGTGGTTTAGTGCTATCTGATAAAAACCTTCACCAACTGGAAAGACCGTTTCCTTATGTCATTCCCGTACTGGGCGAGAATTATAATGGTCCCGTTAAATCCCTCACCCGCGAACTGGAGCGAGCCTATGGCCGCCTGGTGATCCGCAGAGATTATAAAGAGAAGGTGAAGGAAATGAAGAAGCGGCAAAAAGCACAGATGAAGTCTCTCCAGAATTGATGCAATGAAAATCCTCGACCTTGGTTTAAAAAAGTATGCAGAAGTCCTGCACAT from Bacteroidota bacterium encodes the following:
- the coaD gene encoding pantetheine-phosphate adenylyltransferase, which codes for MKLSNHKIAVFPGSFDPITIGHEDIVRRALPLFDKVIIAIGSNSQKKSLFSLEQRIEWIDKVFTGEKKVSVESYEGLTVHFCERKNANYLLRGIRSAADFEYEKTIAHLNHDMLPQLETILILARPELSSISSTIVREIIQGKGKMKKFVPKAIAGDFK